The sequence below is a genomic window from Streptomyces sp. B21-105.
GGGTGAGAAGCGGGGTGAGGAGCAGGGCGCGGCGGGGGTGAGGTGCGGGGATGGGGAACAGGCTGACGAAGAGCGCGCGGGCTCAGCGGGTGAACGCTTCGACCCGGCGCATCACGTCCCGGCAGAAGGCGCCGATCCCGGCCGGGTCGTCGATGAACTGGTTCGGTTTGACGCAGAACGTGGTGAAGCCCTGCTCCAGCTGCTCCGGGATCCCGGCGAGCGCGGCGCCGAGGTCGGCGGTGGAGCGGTCGTCGGGGAAGACTCCCTGCGCGCCGCCGATCATCTCCAGGTCGGCGAGGCTCCGGCCGGCCGCGGTCATGGCCTCCTGGAGCGTCCGCAGGTCCTGCGGCGTCGGCCGCCCGAGGGGGTGGAAGCCGTGGCCGTACCGCACGAGCCGGCGCAGCACCGGCCCGGCCAGGCGCTGGCCGCCGAACCAGAGCCGGGGCCCAGCGGGACGGAACGCCTTGGGCTCGAAGTAGACGTCCCGGAACGGGTAGTGCGCGCTCTCGTGCGAGATCGGCGACGGCCCCCAGGCCTTGGCCCAGACGTCCAGGTGCTCGTCCAGCAGCCGGCCGCGTCGTGCGAAGGGCACTCCCAGCGCGTCGTACTCGTCCCGGCTCCAGCTCACCGTCGGCTGCACCAGGAGCCGTCCCTCACTGATCAGGTCGAGGGTGCCCAGTTCCCGGGCCATCAGCAGCGGGTGGCGCAGGGGCGCGAGGACCGCGGCGGCGGCCAGCCGCAGGCGCTCGGTGACCGAGGCGATGGCGGCCAGCAGGAGCAGTGAGTGGGGCCAGGGGGTGTGCGGGTCCTGGTTGCCCGGCAGGGCGTAGTCGCGGGGGTTGCCCATGACGCCGTCGGCGGCCGCGTCCGGGCCGAGCACGATGTGCTCGCTGACCATGACGGAGTCGAAGCCGGCGTCCTCGGCCTCGCGGGCCCAGCGGATCGCGGCGGGCAGGTCGGCCCGGCCGCCGGTGAGCGTCCAGTTCTCGCTGAGGACGAGCAGCATGCGGGGTGCGGTGGCCATGTCGTCTCCTTCCTGTTCCTTCCTGTTCCTTACTGTTTCTCCCTGTTTCTTCGTTCTCCTCAGCGTTCGTGGACGACGCGGCCGTCGAACACCGTCAGGTCGACCTCGGCGTCGGTGACGGTGTGCGGGTCCCGGTCCAGCAGGGGACGGTCCAGGACGCACAGGTCGGCGACCTTGCCGACCTCGATCGAGCCCTTCCACTCCTCGGCGAAGTCCTGCCGGGCCGGGTGGACGGTGTACGCGCGCAGCGCCTCGGCGAGCGGCACGCACTGCTCGGGTCCGCTCGGGCGGCCGCTGGCCTTCGACTCCCGCAGCAGCATCGCGCTCACCCCCTGCCGCCAGTCGGGTTCCGTGATCGGCGCGTCGGAGCTGGCGCACACCCTCACCCCGGCTTCGACGGCGGACCGCACGGGCCACTGGTAGGCGGAGCGCTCGGGGCCGACGACCTCGTCCATCAGGTCGGAGATGGTCCACTTGATGGCCGGGTTCATGTTGACGCCGTAGCCGTGGGCGGCCAGCTTGGCGAGGCTGCGCGCGCCGACGAAGTCGCCGTGGATGACGTAGTGCCGGGCGTCTGGTCGCGGCGCGGAGGCATTGGCGGCGACGAACGCGTCGACGACCTCGTCGATGGCCCGGTCGCCGGTGACGTGCACGCCGAGCTGGAAGCCGGCCTCGTGGGCGACGCGGATCATCTCGCGCA
It includes:
- a CDS encoding LLM class flavin-dependent oxidoreductase, which encodes MATAPRMLLVLSENWTLTGGRADLPAAIRWAREAEDAGFDSVMVSEHIVLGPDAAADGVMGNPRDYALPGNQDPHTPWPHSLLLLAAIASVTERLRLAAAAVLAPLRHPLLMARELGTLDLISEGRLLVQPTVSWSRDEYDALGVPFARRGRLLDEHLDVWAKAWGPSPISHESAHYPFRDVYFEPKAFRPAGPRLWFGGQRLAGPVLRRLVRYGHGFHPLGRPTPQDLRTLQEAMTAAGRSLADLEMIGGAQGVFPDDRSTADLGAALAGIPEQLEQGFTTFCVKPNQFIDDPAGIGAFCRDVMRRVEAFTR